The proteins below come from a single Conger conger chromosome 10, fConCon1.1, whole genome shotgun sequence genomic window:
- the LOC133138727 gene encoding teashirt homolog 2 has product MPRRKQQAPKRAAVYMPDDDGSLRESIGEDDADNDTLTEEECSEKTSPKVPEDKETDNKSSYSYQNSPISVLSNQEAELESRLSDASDRLSDFKSASPPGSHGDEESRSAKLKDEMHSSLEKMRAAYANFLSDSYWTGIGLDPKAGANASKGSCDSTNGTAKGEFDWHQDALSKTFQQNLSPKPISKPNLFSSVHLYRQSSSKACGTVFTGASRFRCKDCSAAYDTLVELTVHMNKSGHYQDDNHSRGSGASASSSKVRKRNLQDMEGKEDAQKVLKCMFCGHSFDSLQDLSVHMIKTKHYQKVPLKEPIPVIAPKLIPPSKKRAFEVTRPCSPDSTTGVSTYTDAQRASGLHSSHSNRYGYQNGASYTWQFETCKSQILKCMECGSSHDTLQQLTTHMMVTGHFIKVTSSASKKGKQLALDPLAVEKMQALAEPPASESHGDADSGKVSPKSVASGDAEKDTQKEGAGDKPTDGSKEEAEEVKDDKQNGGEEQKSEEGPFKYPYLREEDLEQVSGGGGDILKSLANTVASAINKAQTGTPSWSAYPSIHAAYQLSGVIKSAPLSASSPIQLKQTFNNKLRPIAPKGRFFQGGVGTDSFQGQRHSRDVKKDRGPMGDGMDGQNSKSERAETEESDSQEDSSSSKIDSEPEKERIDTIRSKLSPDFSDRDKASPSPPIGNGVNHIPPLVNDSPEILGINPLSALQSVLNNHLGKANKPSNPKPEATLTSCSQSLFSKPSRGLEKPALALVPPRSSRISNSFLFQSNDQPIDLTKYKNHKMGSLHLQSSTPVPQKHALSDIADMVKVLPKATTPKPSVSSRMPAVKLETDVRRFEDVSAEIYSVHKRKGRQSNWNPQHLLILQAQFASSLFLTSEGKYLLSDLGPQERMHISKFTGLSMTTISHWLANVKYQLRKTGGTKFLKNMDTGSPIFYCNDCASQFRTPAAFICHLESHLGFQIKDMSKLPIEHQTKVEPELSKVLGVRATETLSAEEDLDSKFRCKLCSRTFASNHAVKLHLSKTHSKSPENHSQYVEMDKD; this is encoded by the coding sequence TTTACATGCCTGATGATGATGGCAGCCTCAGAGAGTCCATTGGAGAGGACGACGCAGACAATGACACTCTGACTGAGGAGGAGTGCTCAGAAAAGACCAGCCCCAAAGTGCCAGAGGACAAGGAGACCGATAACAAGAGCAGCTACAGCTACCAGAACTCACCCATCAGTGTCCTCTCTAACCAGGAGGCGGAGCTGGAGTCTCGCCTCAGCGACGCCAGCGACCGCCTCTCAGACTTCAAGAGCGCCTCGCCACCCGGGAGCCATGGGGACGAGGAGAGCAGGAGCGCCAAGCTGAAAGATGAGATGCACAGCAGCCTGGAAAAGATGCGCGCCGCCTACGCTAACTTCCTGTCTGACTCCTACTGGACAGGCATCGGGCTGGACCCGAAGGCAGGAGCCAATGCCAGCAAGGGCAGCTGCGACAGCACCAACGGAACTGCCAAGGGCGAGTTCGACTGGCACCAGGACGCCCTGTCGAAGACGTTCCAGCAGAACCTATCCCCCAAACCAATCTCCAAGCCCAACCTCTTCAGCTCTGTGCACCTGTACCGGCAGAGTAGCAGTAAGGCTTGCGGGACGGTTTTCACGGGAGCGAGCCGCTTCCGCTGCAAGGACTGCAGCGCAGCCTATGACACCCTGGTGGAGCTCACCGTGCACATGAACAAGAGTGGACACTACCAGGACGACAACCACAGCAGGGGAAGTGGTGCTTCTGCCTCCTCCTCTAAAGTGCGCAAGCGGAACCTGCAGGACATGGAGGGGAAGGAGGATGCCCAGAAGGTCCTCAAGTGCATGTTTTGTGGACACTCCTTTGACTCCCTCCAAGACCTGAGTGTCCACATGATAAAGACTAAGCATTACCAAAAAGTGCCTTTGAAAGAACCCATTCCTGTAATAGCCCCCAAGTTAATCCCGCCTTCAAAGAAGCGGGCATTTGAAGTCACCAGACCTTGTTCCCCTGACTCGACCACAGGGGTGTCCACCTATACAGATGCACAGAGGGCTTCGGGCCTTCATAGTTCCCACAGCAACCGCTATGGCTATCAGAACGGCGCTAGCTACACGTGGCAGTTTGAGACATGCAAGTCCCAGATCCTCAAATGCATGGAGTGCGGAAGCTCACACGACACCCTGCAGCAGCTCACCACTCACATGATGGTCACAGGACATTTCATCAAAGTCACCAGCTCTGCTTCCAAAAAGGGGAAGCAGCTGGCATTAGACCCCCTGGCCGTGGAGAAGATGCAGGCACTGGCAGAGCCCCCTGCAAGCGAAAGCCACGGCGATGCAGACAGTGGAAAGGTCTCCCCAAAAAGCGTTGCTTCTGGGGATGCTGAGAAGGATACTCAGAAGGAAGGAGCTGGTGACAAACCAACCGACGGCAGCAaagaggaggcagaggaagTCAAAGATGACAAACAGAATGGTGGTGAGGAACAAAAGTCAGAGGAGGGACCTTTCAAGTACCCATACCTACGCGAAGAAGACCTTGAACAAGTCTCTGGTGGAGGAGGGGATATACTGAAGTCTTTGGCCAACACAGTGGCTTCTGCCATCAACAAGGCCCAAACAGGGACCCCAAGCTGGagtgcctatcccagcattcacgCTGCCTACCAGCTTTCTGGTGTGATCAAgtccgcccccctctctgcttCATCACCCATACAGCTCAAGCAGACCTTCAACAACAAGCTGAGGCCAATCGCACCAAAAGGCAGGTTTTTCCAAGGGGGTGTTGGTACAGACAGCTTTCAGGGCCAGCGCCACAGCAGGGATGTCAAAAAGGACAGAGGCCCCATGGGTGATGGGATGGATGGCCAGAACAGCAAGTCTGAGCGGGCTGAAACTGAGGAGAGTGATAGCCAGGAGGACTCCTCCTCCTCAAAGATAGACAGTGAACCTGAGAAGGAAAGGATTGACACCATCAGAAGCAAGCTCAGTCCGGATTTTTCAGATAGGGACAAGGCGTCCCCAAGCCCCCCCATAGGCAATGGCGTCAACCACATCCCACCACTTGTTAATGACTCCCCAGAGATCCTAGGCATAAACCCACTAAGTGCACTGCAGTCCGTACTGAACAATCATCTGGGGAAAGCCAACAAGCCCTCCAATCCCAAGCCTGAGGCCACACTGACCAGCTGCTCCCAGTCCTTGTTCTCCAAACCAAGCAGAGGCCTGGAGAAACCAGCTCTGGCTCTTGTACCTCCCAGATCCAGCAGGATCAGTAACTCTTTTCTGTTCCAGAGCAATGACCAGCCCATTGACTTGACGAAATACAAGAACCACAAGATGGGTTCCTTGCACCTGCAGTCGTCCACTCCTGTGCCACAGAAGCATGCCCTGTCCGACATTGCCGATATGGTCaaggtcctgccaaaagccaccACGCCAAAGCCTTCTGTGTCTTCCAGGATGCCTGCTGTGAAGTTGGAGACAGATGTGCGGCGTTTTGAGGATGTGTCAGCGGAGATATACTCTGTGCACAAGCGGAAGGGCAGGCAATCCAACTGGAACCCACAGCACCTCCTCATCCTGCAGGCCCAATTCGCATCCAGCCTATTCCTGACCTCGGAGGGCAAGTACCTGCTGTCTGACCTCGGCCCTCAGGAACGCATGCACATCTCCAAGTTCACCGGCCTGTCCATGACCACCATCAGCCACTGGCTGGCCAATGTGAAATACCAGCTGAGGAAAACAGGAGGGACAAAGTTCTTGAAGAACATGGACACAGGCAGCCCAATTTTCTACTGCAATGACTGTGCATCTCAGTTCAGGACACCGGCCGCTTTTATTTGCCACTTGGAGTCCCACCTGGGATTTCAGATAAAAGACATGAGCAAATTACCCATTGAGCATCAGACGAAAGTAGAGCCAGAGCTTTCAAAGGTCCTTGGTGTCAGGGCGACAGAGACTCTTTCTGCAGAAGAAGACCTTGACTCTAAGTTCAGATGTAAACTCTGTAGCCGGACATTCGCTAGCAACCATGCTGTCAAGCTTCATTTGAGCAAAACTCACAGCAAATCGCCAGAGAATCATTCACAGTACGTAGAAATGGACAAAGATTAG